The window gaaaccccttgccgttgagttgattccaactcatagcgaccctataggacagagtagaactgccccaaagagtttccaaggagcgcctggtggattggtactgctgaccttttgatttgtagtcgagctcttaaccgctatgaaAGACTGTGTTTCTCAAAGTGCCATAAACCAACTGTCAGCATTCAAATCCCCTGGGGTGCATGTCTCCCAAGCTGCCCAGGTGAATGAGATGCATGATAAGTTAAAGCTTGAGAACCCCTGGCCCAGGCGCTACAGGGTTAGTAATGGAAGGAGAACGCCCTGATGGGGAAAGGCAGCAGGACTGCATAGCCTGGTTGTCCCGTGTTTCACTTCCCTGTGGGGTTTTCTTACACTGTTCCCAATGATTGTCTATGAAAGTTTGGGTTATATTCCCCGTCAGCAGAAAGTTAGGTTGTGGCTACATATGTAAtgaatatataagtatatatgtaaTGAATATATGCATATAGTCATCACCAAAGAAAGAACTAAGATAAGTATACCTTTTGTATTTGGGGAACATTTTCTGTAAGCTAATAACTGACATAAAGTTGGGTGCCTATTGATGTAGTGCAAACAGAAGCTAAATCCCTTTTTCAAACATGGCATGGTATAAATTAATACTTTGCTGAGAACGGCATGTCTATGAATCACCTTAACAGCTACTTGTGGAAAGCTCTGCCACACTTAGACTCCTGTCACTGGGGAAGGAGCTAGTGGAGATAATCAAAACAAGGTTGAATAGAGGTAATTCAAGACAGCTCCTGTAATACGAGGGCCTACACTTTGTTCATATAATGAATTAGCCTTCGAAGAGGATAAACATGGTGGTCAGAAATGCAGGTCAGAGATTAAACAGTATTAGCTTACATGGTTCTTCTTGGAACACCATAACATTGGtagtttctatttcttctcttAGGTTTTGATATTGGTAgcgaaaatgaagaaaatatttcccAACAGAAGAAACTGGAGAATGCGCAtccatttaattttacttttgagGGTAATGCTCTCCATGCTCGAGTTTTACCAGAAAAgtataaacaattagaaaataaacAGGAAAACCTCCCGTATTTATCAGAGCTTGTAGGTGATCAGAACCACCCTCTAGGAGAAAAACCCTCAGGTTCCAACCTGGAAGAACATCTTATTCctaaaccaaataagaaaaagAGTCCACGAGGGAAACCTCACCAATGTTCTCATTGTGGTAAACGTTTTCCTCAGAAGTCACAACTTACTGGGCACCAGATTATTCATTCAGGAACAGAGCCTTATCATTGCCCTGAATGTGGGAAAAGTGTCCTTCGTAGGTCAGACTTTTACAGACACCAACGACTTCACATAGGGAAGAGGCCCCATGAATGCAGCATACGTAAAAAGCAATTCACTCGGCGGTCACACCTTATAGACCACCACAGAATTCATCTTGAAGGAGAAACCTATAAATGCCTTGAGTGTAGGAAAAGCTTTCACCATCCATCAAGTTTGAAAAGACACCTGAAAACTCATACAGGTGAAAAACCTCATAGATGTGATACTTGTGGGAAAAGTTTTATTCGACCGGCAGCTCTTACTTTGCACCAGacaactcacagtggagagagacctTTTAAGTGTAATTACTGTGAGAAAACATTTAGACGGAAACCAAACCTTGTTATTCATTTAAGAATTCATACAGGGGAGAAGCCATACAAGTGTAGTTATTGTTCTCAAAGCTTCAGACAGAGAACAGGCCTTATTATGCACCAAATCACTCACTTGACAGAATTGTTGAGGGAAACAGGTTCTACAGAAGTTAACATTAATTCATAAAAATCTTCACCTACAACAGCCAATTTGTCCTGAAAAAAGTTTTGTTTGAGCTATAAGATCAGCTCCCCCTCCCTTTTAAAAACCCGTTTTCCGAGGTGTATGAATTCTCGACTACCTACCTACTCTTGGCAACTGTCCTAGATTTGATTCATTCCGTCtgcacagctcttatttcttcatTACAATGACTACTTACACTTCTTAGCATTTCAAAAAGATACGGCAAAAAATGAGGCTCATAAGTGTTGTGAATGTCAACACTTCATAGGGACTTATGAAGAATAAGTGAAATGTTTTTAAGGGTAGGTCCTACCTATAGTAAGATTCCACAAATATCAGCATATTTTGGCTTCATTCTCTTTTTATGATAAAAGTATTTTAAggctatgaatattcatgtagATCTGGCTTTGGTCACATTCTAtaatttttgtgtataatgttcTTATTGATGATTTCAAAATTGTCccttatttccatttttaatttattttttctttcctgagagtTGGACAATGTTGACATTTTCCTCTTAACTTTCGGTTTTATAATGAGTCCCGTTCTGCTTTTGGCTTTAAAGTTCGTTTGGTTTTTCTTGAAGTCATATTTGATAAAATAGGATaggattatcttaggtgaagggaaggacaacacacaacacaggagaagtcagcacagctggactaaaccaaaggctgagaagtttcctgaacacaaccaaacactttgaggaacagagtAATAGTGGCCgggggtatggggaccatggttctgggggacatctaggtcaattggcataacaaaagttattaagaaaatgttctacatcccactttggtgagtggtgtctggggtcttaaaggcaaGCAAGCGgtcatctgagatgcatcaattggtctcaacccacctggagcaaaggagaatgaagaacagcaaagaagcaaggaaaatactagcccaagagacaaatgggccacataaaccagagactccatcagcctgagaccagaagaactagatggtgcttggcgaccaccaatgaccactctgacagggaacacaacagagagtccttgatggagccggagaaaagtagggtacagaattgaaattcacataaaaggaccagacttaatggtctgactgagactagaggccagaagatatggcccctggactctctgttaacctgaaactaaaaccattcccgaagccaactctttagacaaaagttagactggactataaaacctaaaataatactcgtgaagagtgtgcttcttagttcaagtagatacgcaAGACTAaatggcagctcctgtccggaggcgggatgagaaggcagaaagggagaggagctggttgaatggacacgggaaacccagggtggaaaggggaagtgttcTGTCGCATTATAGCGATTGCAacgagggtcacataacaatatgtgtataaatttttgtaggagaaagTAACTGgggctgtaaagtttcacctaaagcacacacacacacaaaaaggatacaaatctaGAATACCTCCTTGGAGCTCTATATTAATTTTACATCTTTAGGAGTATCCATCGTATTTGTGAAAGTCAGTGACATGGAGGAGACTGGATTGCTCCCCATTTCTATTC is drawn from Loxodonta africana isolate mLoxAfr1 chromosome X, mLoxAfr1.hap2, whole genome shotgun sequence and contains these coding sequences:
- the LOC135228954 gene encoding zinc finger protein 449-like gives rise to the protein MAVALGCAIQASLNQGSTLKEYDTECEVFRQRFRQFQYQQAAGPREAFNSLWELCSQWLKPTIHSKEEILELLVLEQFLTILPSEIETWVRLYRPENRERALALVEDLQRELEIPEQQEATVAEEQIPQAGPQYPRDGDDRECQPFSEPAAQVNEMHDKLKLENPWPRRYRFLFLLLGFDIGSENEENISQQKKLENAHPFNFTFEGNALHARVLPEKYKQLENKQENLPYLSELVGDQNHPLGEKPSGSNLEEHLIPKPNKKKSPRGKPHQCSHCGKRFPQKSQLTGHQIIHSGTEPYHCPECGKSVLRRSDFYRHQRLHIGKRPHECSIRKKQFTRRSHLIDHHRIHLEGETYKCLECRKSFHHPSSLKRHLKTHTGEKPHRCDTCGKSFIRPAALTLHQTTHSGERPFKCNYCEKTFRRKPNLVIHLRIHTGEKPYKCSYCSQSFRQRTGLIMHQITHLTELLRETGSTEVNINS